The following nucleotide sequence is from Corylus avellana chromosome ca7, CavTom2PMs-1.0.
TCTTTGGTGCCGAAGCCACCTTTTTTTCagcctttagggtgataaaattcaTAAAGGGTTAACTTTTTAcctttaggttttagttttaaatctaaaaacgagttttgagacattagaaacgGATTTTAAGGTATTAGAATCGGGTTTTGAAGTAGGTCATGACGGTTTCAAGCGGGTTTTGAGGCAGCCATACCTGTGGGTCACGCCAGACTCACGGCGTGGGTCTGGCTTGATTTGGAGGTGTCAGATAGAGATTGGAGGCTGAAAAATAGCCCTTTTACGAATGGTCCGAACTTAAGGGGCTCTCTTTTTAGATTTACTCATTAGCTTTTGGTAGTACTTTAACTCTAAAGcaaactattttctttttggatatatatttttttaaaacctggGATAAGCCCATCAAGCCCATACAATGTAGTATTTGGGCTGGATTGATTTGGAGCTACTTTCAGTGCCATGGGCTCTAAGCCCATCACAAATCTGTCTCTTAAAATACCCTCCATAGAATACATATTTACTCAAGTTGACTAGAGGCTGGTCAATCTCGGTCTTTCAGACAAATTTACTCATGTGTACGTGCACGCTGACCGCATTCACAACATTTcttgttgttatttgtttactTTAAACGTGCccaatatttatttcattaattttatttattacaatttcATCTCCGGATGgcgtgatttttttaattaaaaaattaaacttcatGTACTAAATACTATAAAACGTCACACTACATAAACAttagagaaattaaaaatatgagtgatatataatattcttttatttatttgctttcaacttgatatttttgacatgtccacacaagaaggggagaaaaaatttgaattagtgacctccatttcataaggcgtggttctcaaccgattgagctactcttNNNNNNNNNNNNNNNNNNNNNNNNNNNNNNNNNNNNNNNNNNNNNNNNNNNNNNNNNNNNNNNNNNNNNNNNNNNNNNNNNNNNNNNNNNNNNNNNNNNNTCTTTCCGACTGCTGCTATCCTCTTagtgttcttttttttgttggttatttcCCTATAATTTtgtcttgcttttttttttttttttgttctttctgtaTTGTTTTGTTTCCCTATATCGGttttatttttgcttgtaataatgttTGGTCCTCTCTATCGATCTGCCCACCTGATGCCCTTCGGGGTAGTtgttttggtccagacctttgggttgtggatgtgaatgttATCTTGGCTTTcaggtcgaggaggatgagttttggTTTGAGGTTCTCTGCCCTCAAtgccgaggaataagagctacctatgcattggtttgagtctgtttgacGCAGATttgctatttaatttgaaatttagtcATGAGTTAGCGAATTTTGTATGAGTCTGGCATGTAATATGTCATCTTTGaggcttgtaacctcgtagtttcggctatggttgcttcagaacTTTGATCTGTGTTGTTTGAGCTTTATtctcgtttatcaatgaatgagattgaactgtttttttttttttaaaaaaaaattccaaccctAGTAAAACTAAATTGTATTCAGTTAAATAAAGCCCCAAATTCATAAGCATTACCATAATTGAAGTCACATTATCTTTGACGCGTGGCAAAATGCACTCGTTTTGCTTGAAATCAGCCTATCTCCATCTTCAATGGTTTATGGACACTCCACATTAGCTTAATGgtacaaaaattatataagaaTAGAGTTTTTAGACGAGAAAACCTTGAATCCGGATGAGCCTTAATAGGCTACTTTTACAACCCCCAATCATAAATTGACACctaagcaaaaacaaaacaaatccacaaaaatatcatataCCCCCACACACTATATTTGAGCTCATTTTGAGCTTAAAAGAAAGAGGTTCATGGCTGGGTTGCGGGTCATGCCAGACCCGTGGggtgggtcacggccagactCGTGGGTTTGGCCGTAAGTCACCTTCTTTGGTGCCGAAGCCACCTTTTTTTCagcctttagggtgataaaattcaTAAAGGGTTAACTTTTTAcctttaggttttagttttaaatctaaaaacgagttttgagacattagaaacgGATTTTAAGGTATTAGAATCGGGTTTTGAAGTAGGTCATGACGGTTTCAAGCGGGTTTTGAGGCAGCCATACCTGTGGGTCACGCCAGACTCACGGCGTGGGTCTGGCTTGATTTGGAGGTGTCAGATAGAGATTGGAGGCTGAAAAATAGCCCTTTTACGAATGGTCCGAACTTAAGGGGCTCTCTTTTTAGATTTACTCATTAGCTTTTGGTAGTACTTTAACTCTAAAGcaaactattttctttttggatatatatttttttaaaacctggGATAAGCCCATCAAGCCCATACAATGTAGTATTTGGGCTGGATTGATTTGGAGCTACTTTCAGTGCCATGGGCTCTAAGCCCATCACAAATCTGTCTCTTAAAATACCCTCCATAGAATACATATTTACTCAAGTTGACTAGAGGCTGGTCAATCTCGGTCTTTCAGACAAATTTACTCATGTGTACGTGCACGCTGACCGCATTCACAACATTTCTTGTTGTTATTTGTTAACTTCAAACGTGCccaatatttatttcattaattttatttattacaatttcATCTCCGGATGgcgtgatttttttaattaaaaaattaaactgcaTGTACTAAATACTATAAAACGTCACACTACATAAACAttagagaaattaaaaatatgagtgatatataatattcttttatttatttgctttcaacttgatatttttgacatgtccacacaagaaggagagaaaaaatttgaactagtgacttccatttcataaggcgtggttcccaaccgattgagctattcTTAGGGACCAGcatgttaaatattttaaatgaattcttttcatttaaaataaaatgaagatgaGTCAATTAAtgctcaaaattttattttaggggaaaatccactttacccctgaagtttcaggagtttttcaatttgaataccaaagtttaaaaattggcaatatatccccctaatgtttcaaaaattttcaatttaaacctttcgttactaatttccgttaaattggacggaagtaaaaaaaaaataaaagcctaAGGGTAACGAAAAGTTTTTTAtctaatttgacggaaattagtaacgaaaagtttaaattaaaaatttttgaaacattaggtgGTAGATTGCCAATGTTTAaattttggggttcaaattgaaaaaactcTTGAATCTTTAAGgggataaagtaaattttttcatttattttattatatttaatggtaCTGataatgttatattatttaaatttttttaaaatattatgaacagaataaaattataactataaaatatttctttaaaatagagagaatgtATTCCGGGAGCTCATTATACACCACCCAAGCCAAAAATTAAATTCCTAAATTGTACATACTGTTCTTATTTTGTCCTACAAACATTGAAggcattttggtaatttaatatttgGTCTTAAGCCGTCTTTAGAAAGCTCCGATCCTCTCCTCGCCATCACTGTATTCCTAAATTCCTCGGGAAAACTAAACTATAAATATAAATCCCCAATCTGACCAAACCCTAGTGTGTGCAGAAAACCAAGCGGAGACAACACGGACAAACAAGGAAAAACCCTAGCCCTAACACAcagcacacacacacaatataaAGATCTCCCAATTGATCTGATCAAAATTGAGGTAAGTGCTCACAAACCTCTCAATCTCTGAGTCTCTCAAAATCCCTTGGTGTTGTTCACTGTTCATCCAAATCTTGAGCCCGGGAAGCATTGTGAAAAAAACCCAGAAGTTAAAACGGAGTTAATTTTTCTGGGAAAACTTTGTTTAAGAAAGAAAGTGTGCGGAAGTAAAGGAAAGCCTATTGgggtttaggatttttagggGTTTTAGAAGAATGGATGATATGGAGAAGGCTATACTTATATTGTTCGATGAATCGGGTTCtattgatgaaggattgaaaaaGAAGGTCAAGGATTATTGTAATGAAATCAAGGAAAAACCGTCAATTTGTAGCATTTGTATTGACAAATTGTGCTTCTCAGGCCTAGTGCAGGTCCAATTTTGGTGTTTACAGACTCTTCATGAGGTTATTCGGGTCCGGTACGCATCCGTGAGTCTGGATGAGAAGTTTTTCATTAGAAAATCAGTGTTTTCGATAGCGTGTTTGGAAGCTGTCGATGATAAGAATGTTGCTAGGGTTATAGATGGTCCTGCATTTATAAAGAACAAGCTTGCTCAGGTTTTGGTTACTTTGATTTATTTTGAGTACCCTTTAATTTGGTCCTCcgtgtttgttgattttttgcCTCGTCTGCGCAATGGGGTTCTGGTGATAGATATGTTTTGTCGGATTTTGAATGCGTTGGATGATGAAGTGATTAGTTTGGACTACCAGCGAACGCCTGAAGAGTTGGTGGTCGCGGGGCGGATTAAGGATGCGATGCGGCAGCAGTGTGTGCCTCAGATAGTGAGAGCGTGGTACGACATTGTGTCACTGTATAGGAATTCTGACCAGGAACTCTGTGCAAGTGTATTAGAATCAATGAGAAGGTACATTTCTTGGATTGATATTGGTTTGATTGTGAATGATGCGTTTATCCCGCTATTGTTTGACTTGATTTTGGCTGGGGGGCTGTCGGAGCAACTCCGTGGTGCTGCGGCTGCATGTTTGTTGGCAGTGGTTTCTAAGCGGATGGAACCGCAATCTAAACTGTCACTGTTGCAGAGTCTTCCTATAAGTCAGGTTTTTGGGTTGGTTGCTGAAGATGTTGATTCTGAGTTGGTTTCAAGCATAGCTGCACTGCTCAGTGGGTATGCAGCGGAAGTTCTAGAATGCTTTAAACGGTTAAATTCTGAGGAAGCAAAGGGTGTTTCAATGGAGCTTTTGAATGAAGTCTTGCCTTCAGTTTTTTATGTAATGCAGAACTGTGAGGTTGATGCAGCATTTAGTATAGTGCAATTTCTTTCGAGTTATGTTGGCACAATGAAAAACCTCTCTCCTTTAAGGGAGAAGCAGCTGCTTCACGTTGGTCAGATACTAGAAGTGATCCTGACACATATTCGCTATGATTCTACATACCGCAATAATCTTGATATATTGGATAAAATTGGGAGGGAGGAGGAAGATAGGATGGTGGAGTTTAGGAAGGATTTATTTGTGCTGCTTCGTAATGTGAATCGTGTTGCTCCTGATGTTACTCAGTTATTTATCAGAAATTCATTAACTAATGCTGTTGCATCTTCACCTGACATGAATGTTGAAGAGGTGGAAGCtgcactttctcttttttatgcTCTAGGGGAGTCAATAAGTGAGGAGTCGATGCGAACTGGGAGTGGACTTTTGCGTGAGTTGGTGCCAATGCTTTTATCAACTAGGTTTCCTTGCCATTCTAATAGGCTAGTTGCGCTCGTTTATCTAGAGACAGTAACAAGATATTTGAAGTTTGTTCAGGAGAATACCCAATATATTCCTATTGTTCTGGCTGCCTTTCTTGATGAAAGAGGTATACACCATCCAAACATCAATGTCAGCCGAAGGGCAAGTTATCTGTTCATGAGGGTTGTAAAATTGCTGAAAGTGAAGCTTGTGCCTTTTATTGAGACAATTTTGCAGGTGATTGAGTGGTCATCTTTTTCTCTTCTAccttatattatattattttattgcatATATCGTATGTAAGAATATTTGCCGTATATAATTtcaccctttatttttttctctctcaaatctGTTTGATTGATTTTGCCATTTATCATTCCCTCTCTCCTTCCATCTCcgctgatttttgttttgttttgttttgttttgttttgtgaattttCAGAGCCTTCAAGATACAGTTGCTC
It contains:
- the LOC132186878 gene encoding exportin-T — encoded protein: MDDMEKAILILFDESGSIDEGLKKKVKDYCNEIKEKPSICSICIDKLCFSGLVQVQFWCLQTLHEVIRVRYASVSLDEKFFIRKSVFSIACLEAVDDKNVARVIDGPAFIKNKLAQVLVTLIYFEYPLIWSSVFVDFLPRLRNGVLVIDMFCRILNALDDEVISLDYQRTPEELVVAGRIKDAMRQQCVPQIVRAWYDIVSLYRNSDQELCASVLESMRRYISWIDIGLIVNDAFIPLLFDLILAGGLSEQLRGAAAACLLAVVSKRMEPQSKLSLLQSLPISQVFGLVAEDVDSELVSSIAALLSGYAAEVLECFKRLNSEEAKGVSMELLNEVLPSVFYVMQNCEVDAAFSIVQFLSSYVGTMKNLSPLREKQLLHVGQILEVILTHIRYDSTYRNNLDILDKIGREEEDRMVEFRKDLFVLLRNVNRVAPDVTQLFIRNSLTNAVASSPDMNVEEVEAALSLFYALGESISEESMRTGSGLLRELVPMLLSTRFPCHSNRLVALVYLETVTRYLKFVQENTQYIPIVLAAFLDERGIHHPNINVSRRASYLFMRVVKLLKVKLVPFIETILQSLQDTVARFTSMDYASKDLPGSEDGSHIFEAIGLLIGMEDVPPEKQSDYLSALLTPLCQQVDSLIMNAKLLSLEEAPAKIAVIQQIIMAINSLSKGFSERLVTASRPTIGIMFKQTLDVLLQVLVVFPKVEPLRSKVTSFIHRMVETLGASVFPYLPKALEQLLAESEPKEMVGFLLLLNQLICKFNNMFHDILEEVFPAIAGRIFSVIPRDAFPSGPGTNTEEIRELQELQKALYTFLHVIATHNLSSVFLSSKSRAYLGPMMQLLLYTSCNHRDILVRKACVQIFITLIKDWCARPSGEEKVPGFQKFIIETFATDCCLYSLLDKSFEFRDANTLVLFGEIVLAQKVMYEKFGDEFLIHFVSKGFPAAHCPQDLAEQYCLNLQGNDIKALKSFYQSLIENLRMQQNGSLVFR